One stretch of Campylobacter sp. CNRCH_2014_0184h DNA includes these proteins:
- a CDS encoding pentapeptide repeat-containing protein has product MKENIYNIDLEIPYSGIFIKGLDDEKLTISLDILKFMEINTEKLESLGGKLDVGELAKPLNPYIIYKTLEENHKNNFNGIKIIDKIEEENNIVYYFNFGLTLDTFIGQIKENIDEILLKKINQMKNFISFCCFSCEIVGDATLILPSELENLKNSYGYEGKNYKSIFKREVYINYSCFERIVFSNCKFESKVSLHAVDGSNKKIAFFNGVDFSNCVFEDEINFKFFVSGTPLPDGKYYNNEKDTIFKNCVFKKRVDFHNSKFVNSVYFNNSYFKDYVDFHECKFEKSACFYGVTFEKTPNFSACYFKEQKAVNLTNVNIDNLDFESVEKYIEDNYQDETYKNEIENIHNEEKEKINQINNKHKLRYAKNLKDSFRVIKDVLISQNNILEAQEWHKLELYAKEKETMIKATSINDNIDSKNTTAKFLKEELYNFTEWINFTLLFVYRNTSSHHTSFLKILNFTVVMIALYASFLFWLQNDGAIKSVYGFIVVLAFAAVIIIAFVSLIACKSIFKLRTSRFFLFVSMGYGVFLLLCFQTLEALIVCCYILLASSISLMFFCKKCLRFFIVALAYIVFSVVLIEKPQFINPFIGVFSSEKLHESKIEKTIQDLNSSSILNLAKISHKDFNLSWHYQDVSFVELDVAKKLIIENKDNILDLKEQNLTIATEFLGKKYTEISKAIKQDEITSNVIKSTSVLYSIILLLCIFSLQKTARKNSIMPS; this is encoded by the coding sequence ATGAAAGAAAATATATATAACATTGATTTAGAAATACCATATAGTGGTATTTTTATAAAGGGTTTAGATGATGAAAAACTAACTATTTCTTTAGATATATTAAAATTTATGGAAATCAATACAGAAAAACTTGAATCTTTAGGTGGTAAGCTAGATGTTGGAGAATTAGCTAAACCATTAAATCCATATATTATTTATAAAACTTTAGAAGAAAATCATAAAAATAACTTTAATGGCATTAAAATTATAGACAAAATAGAAGAAGAAAATAACATTGTTTATTATTTTAATTTTGGATTAACATTAGATACTTTTATAGGACAAATAAAAGAAAATATAGATGAAATTTTATTAAAAAAAATAAACCAAATGAAAAATTTTATATCGTTTTGCTGTTTTTCTTGTGAAATAGTAGGAGACGCCACTTTAATTCTCCCAAGTGAGCTTGAAAATTTAAAAAATAGTTATGGCTATGAAGGAAAAAACTATAAAAGCATTTTTAAAAGAGAAGTTTATATAAATTATAGCTGCTTCGAAAGAATAGTTTTTTCAAATTGCAAATTTGAATCTAAAGTATCTTTACATGCAGTTGATGGAAGTAATAAAAAAATTGCTTTTTTTAATGGCGTAGATTTTTCAAATTGTGTTTTTGAAGATGAGATAAACTTTAAATTTTTTGTATCAGGGACGCCATTACCTGATGGTAAATACTACAACAATGAAAAAGACACTATATTTAAGAATTGTGTATTTAAAAAAAGAGTTGATTTTCACAATTCTAAATTTGTTAATAGTGTATATTTTAATAATTCTTATTTTAAAGATTATGTTGATTTTCATGAATGTAAATTTGAAAAATCAGCTTGTTTTTATGGAGTAACATTTGAAAAAACTCCAAATTTTAGTGCTTGTTATTTTAAAGAGCAAAAAGCTGTAAATTTAACAAATGTCAATATAGATAATTTAGATTTTGAATCAGTTGAAAAATATATAGAAGATAATTATCAAGATGAGACTTATAAAAACGAAATTGAAAATATACACAACGAGGAAAAAGAAAAAATAAATCAGATCAACAACAAGCATAAATTAAGATATGCTAAAAATTTAAAAGATTCTTTCAGAGTTATAAAAGATGTTTTGATAAGCCAAAATAATATTTTAGAGGCTCAAGAATGGCATAAGCTAGAACTTTATGCAAAAGAAAAAGAAACTATGATAAAAGCTACAAGTATAAATGATAATATAGATTCTAAAAATACTACTGCAAAATTTTTAAAAGAAGAATTATATAATTTTACCGAATGGATTAATTTTACATTGTTGTTTGTATATAGAAACACTAGTAGTCATCACACAAGTTTTTTAAAAATACTTAATTTCACAGTTGTAATGATTGCATTGTATGCTTCATTTCTTTTTTGGCTACAAAACGATGGTGCTATTAAATCGGTTTATGGTTTTATAGTTGTACTAGCTTTTGCAGCGGTTATAATTATAGCTTTCGTTTCTTTGATTGCTTGTAAAAGCATATTTAAATTACGCACATCTCGATTTTTTTTATTTGTGAGTATGGGATATGGTGTATTTTTATTATTATGTTTTCAAACTTTAGAGGCTCTTATTGTATGTTGTTATATTTTATTAGCTTCTTCTATTAGTTTGATGTTTTTTTGTAAAAAATGCCTGCGTTTTTTTATTGTAGCTTTGGCATATATTGTTTTTTCTGTTGTTCTAATCGAAAAACCACAATTTATCAACCCTTTTATAGGTGTTTTTTCATCAGAAAAACTTCATGAAAGTAAAATTGAAAAAACCATTCAAGATTTAAATTCTAGTTCTATTCTAAATCTTGCAAAAATTTCTCATAAAGATTTTAACCTATCTTGGCATTATCAAGATGTTTCTTTTGTAGAACTAGATGTGGCTAAGAAGTTAATCATAGAAAACAAAGATAATATCTTAGATTTAAAAGAACAAAATTTAACCATAGCAACAGAATTTTTAGGTAAAAAATATACCGAAATTTCTAAAGCTATAAAGCAAGATGAAATTACATCAAATGTC